AACGTAGTCGTTTCGAGTTATATGACCAATCGCGGGCTTTTCCCGGATCACAAATCTACTTTCGCACCAAGCTTCCTGCTGAATATTAAAGGCTCGAAAACCTCTGTTGTGAAAAACGGTATTTTGGAGCAAGGGCAAATCACGATTGATCCAACGAATGACAAAAAAGAATCTCCAAATGAGTATGGAAAGAAATAAGTAAGTATATGTAATGCAGTATGTCCGAAGGCGGTAGATTGGTAGCAACCCGATCTGTCGTCCATCGGGCGGTACATAACGATGCAATGAGAGGTAAGGAGGATCGTCATAATGAAAAAAAAAACTCCCAAGAGCATTTGGATACGATCCGTTGTAATCATCACAGGCTTAACTATATTCATAGCTATGGGTTGGAGTATGTACCAACAGGATACAGCCGAACCCCCAAAATCTGCTGCAACTCCAAAAAGTCAAGCTAAACAAAGTAAGCATACAACACCGACCTATCGGTCAGCCTATCATTTTACCGTTCCGGATAAGTGGAAGAATGACCCCCAACGGCCCATTTATTTCGATGGAAAATATCATTATTACTATTTATACAATCGTGACTATCCCAAAAAGAACGGTACAGAATGGCGACATGCCACATCAACCGACCTGGTTCATTGGAAAGATGAAGGGGTGGCTATTCCCAAATATACGAACCGGAATGGAGATCCTTGGTCCGGTTCGGTCGTGATCGATGATAAGAATACCGCAGGTTTTGGAAAAGGGACGCTGGTAGCCATTGTGACACAGCCCTCCGCAGATGGCGGAAAGCAGGAACAATTTTTGTGGTACAGTAAGGATAACGGCAAGACGTTTACTTCTTACCGCAACAAGCCTGTGATGTCCAATCCCGGTACAAAGGACTTCAGAGATCCCAAAATCATCCGAGATACTGGGCGTAATCAATGGATGATGGTCATGGCAGAGGGAACGAAGATTGGCTTTTATAAGTCTAAAAATTTAAAGGATTGGCAGTTTACGAGTGGCTTTCAAACGGAAAATATCGGGCTTGTGGAATGTCCTGACCTTTACCAGATGCGTGCAGATGATGGAACCTATCAATGGGTTTTGGGCGCGAGCGCCAATAGCAAACCAACAGGCGGACCCAACACGTATGCCTACTGGACGGGAGATTTTAATGGAGAAGCATTTCTCCCTGATCACAGTGAACCTGAGTGGCTGGATTATGGGTTTGACTGGTATGGTGCAGTTACGTTCGAGGAAGGAAAAGACAAAGATAAATACAGTCACCGTTATGCTCTGGCCTGGATGAATAATTGGGATTATGCCAATAACACGCCTACCCTAAAGGAAGGCTTTAATGGAATGGATTCGATTGTTCGTCAAATTCGGTTGAAGCATACAGCAGATGCTGGGTATCGCTTGGTTTCACAGCCAGTAAAAACTTTGGAACGATTCCAAACTTCTACGAAATCATTTGGACAGATCAAAGTAGACGGTGTTTACTCGCTTCCGGTAGCAGGCGATACCTATCAGTTAGAGGCGGATGTATCTTGGTCAACGATCAAAAATGCGGGACTGAGGCTTCGAGAGTCAGCAGATGGCAAGCGCCATGTGGATGTCGGTGTTTCGGTGGATGGGCAATACTCCTACGTAAATAGAGCCAATACCGGACATCCGGATCAGAGTGGGAAATATGTAGAGAGCAAGGCGCCTTTTGATGCTAATAAGAAAAAGGTCCACCTAAACATTCTCGTCGATAAAACCAGCATTGAAGTGTTTGTAGATGATGGAGAAGTAGCTTATTCCTCCTTAATATTTCCACGATTAGAGGATCAGAAAATTACTCTTTTTTCCGATGGCGGTCCGGCTATGTTTAACAATGTAGTGGTCAAACATTTTAGTCGATAGCAGATACTTATGCTGCTCGTAAGCTTGGGCATATTTCGCTCTATTCAGGTATATAAAAAGTCCACCCATGAATATAAGGGTGGACTTTTCTAGTATAAATCTAATCTACGTTTAGCACAGCTAAAGATTGTTCATTTCTTCACAAATGTTTGTTTGCTAAAATTACTATACATTCTATTTGTGATAAGGTGACAGGTTATCAGCGCTACGACCCAATTTTTTAAGCAAGCCGATGAGTTGATCTCTTTCTGTTTCACTGATTCCGCTAAAGGCACGTTCAATCTGACGTGTATAATCAGGATAAATTTCGTCCATGACACGTTGTCCCTCGTCCGTCAATTCTGCATATATAATCCGACGATCTTGGTCGCACGGGTGACGGTGCAAATAACCGCGACTTTCCAGCTTGTCAATAACATAAGTGACATTTCCGCTTTGCAGAAGCAGCTTTGCTCCAATTTGTTGGATTGGCTGCGCGCCCTTGTGGTATAAAACTTCCATCACGGCAAAGGCCGTTGGGTTGAAGCCCACCGTTTTGATGCCAGCAACCGCATGTTCGTTTACACTTTTGAATGACTTGGCAAACACGCTATACAAATGCATGGATTGCTGTGTCACCAATGTTCGGTAATCTATCATCTTCATTCCGCCTTTATGTATGGATTTGGGCATCCTTTGACCGCTCGGCTCGGATGACCGGGCAACCATACCCTTGTTACTAGCATAAAGGGATTTACATAGCGAAAACATGCGATTTGTCACAGTAGCTGCTTTTTTAACTATTTAATTTCAAAGCATTAAAGTAAATTTTTGAAAAATAAAGGATTTGAATGTAAAAATACTGTTCTGGTTGGTTATATTAAAAAAGAACATACCTAACCTAATGAACAAATTAACAAAATAAGCTAATTTAGAGGAGATGAAACACATGGATACGGGTTCTTTCCGTTTTCAATTTCGTGATCCGCAGCAAGCTGCTCAAGCCTGTGAAACATTAAAGGAAATTGGATACTCTGCCAGCACGAACGGTGACACAGGTCTCAATGTACATATTGAGAACCAAGATGTACTGTCTGCATTGGAAATTTGCCAAGCCTATGAAGGAAGCATGATTGAGGTAGGGACTCTTTTCTCTAAACCGGATGAATATCCCGGTTTGCAAGGAAATATAGGTGTACATAATCCAGGTTATAGCCCGGAAGACTGGATTATCCCAGCACATACGATCAACGAAGACTGGAGCGAAGCTTATAAAAATGGCTCCTCTCAAACGTACACTAATACGACGGAGGAACACAATGTCAGCTCTGATCCTCAACCCGAGGACGATGTGGATGGATTTTCTGGAAGCATCCATACCTAATTTTATCCTAAAAATCATGATTAGAAATTTGAGTCTTCACTGTCCAGCACATTTTAAGGAAAAGTTCCTATAAGACCATGGATTATTGTGGCTTTGAAGGAGCTTTTTTTTTGTGTGAGAAAAACTCAGTTAGAGCTTTTGCCAGAACTGAAACTCTGCAGGATTTGCATAAATAGTAGCGATAGCAGGGAATAACAATTTCAGAAAGGAGGTCTTGACCATGCAAAAATTAGGAGTTCACGAAAAATTGGAATTACATGAGCTGCTTACATTTAAAACAACTTGTCTCACAAAAGCCCAAACCATGATTCCTTTAGTGTCAGACACAAACTTAAAAAACATTTTGCAGCAGGATGTCAACGGTGGTACACAAGATATTCAACAGCTTAGAAATCTACTTGTGTAATTTTAAAGGAGGATTAACGTGAATTCTTTTATTGAGAATATGACTGGAACGAGTCCCATGAACGATCAGGTGATTGCTTCTGATTTATTAATTTCAGCTAAAAGCGGAATTAAGAACTATGCTCTTGCGCTGACAGAGTCAACCAGTTCGGAAGTTCGCAATGTTCTTTGTGACCAATTGAGCAAAGCGGTTAATCTTCATGAACAAATCTTTAATTACATGAAGAACAACGGTTACTATAACGCTTATGATCCGGAGCAGCAAATACAAATGGATATTCAAAATGCCGATAAGGCCCTTTCTTTATCTAAAGTTTGATCGTTTGAGTTTCACTTAACCCCTCGGACAATTTTATACATTTACAAAGCACCAGTAAACCTTAACGGGGTTCTGGTGCTTCTTTATTCATAAATAAAGCCAAGTCATGCTTCACATGAAATATGGTGAAATAGGCAATCTTAAAATAGAGAACTCGGTCTCAAATTCAGGAATAGGGTGATTCTCTTTTATGGGTAAGTCTTCGGATCGTATGCAAAAAGAAAAAAAACTAAAATGGTGGCAACTAAGCTTGTTAGGAGTTGCAGGTACCATCGGTACAGGATATTTCCTCGGGTCCGGCTTAGCGATTTCCATCGGTGGCCCAGCCGTACTCATTGCATACTTTTTGGCAGCGGTGGGAACGTATGTGGTGTTTGACGCCCTTTCGCGCATGACGGCAGATCATCCAGAACAGGGCTCTTTCCGTTCCTATGCCCAAAAAGCATTTGGTAATTGGGCAGGCTTCGGTAGTGGCTGGGTGTATTGGTTCTCAGAATTGCTTATCAATGGGAGCCAACTAACGGCGCTATCTATATTCTCACGCTTCTGGTTTCCTCAGGTACCGATGTGGATTTTTGCGGCAGGCTTCGGGATTTTAGGACTTGTGATTGTTTTTTTTGGTAACAAGGGTTTTGATCGAGTTGAAAATGTATTGGCTATTATTAAAATGGCAGCTATTGTTATGTTTCTGGTCTTGGCCGTTGCTCTTTTGGCAGGCTGGATCGGAGGAGGAAAATATAATCCAAAGTTCCCCATCAGTTACAAAGACTTTTTTCCTACCGGCGGTATGGGATTATGGTCATCTTTTATTTTTGCCTTTTATGCATACGGAGGTATTGAAGTGCTCGGAATAATGTCTAATCGGCTTCAAAAACCGGAGGATGCACCTAAAGCAGGAAAAGTAATGTTGATGACGCTCGTTGTAGTATATGTGCTTTCGATTGGTCTGGCTGTGTCTATGGTACCCTTAAGTGCCTTTAACCCGAAAGAAAGTCCATTTGTGCTTGCGCTGAGCAGCGATCATCTGGTTTTTGTACCTCATTTATTTAATGGAGTGCTTATTATTGCAGGGTTCTCAACAATGACAGCCTCCCTATATGCAGAGACATCTATGATGATTACACTTGCACAGGAGGGAGATGCGCCCACATTGTTTTCACGGAAGTGGAAGGGCAAATATCCTCTGTATGCACTTAGTTTGATCTCCGTTGGATTAATCTCAGCCATCGTAATGTCGTTGCTGCTGCCGGGAAAAGTGTATGAATATATTACAACAGCTGCAGGGTTAATGCTGTTGTATAACTGGTGCTTTATTTTGCTGTCTTCAGGTAAGTTACTGAAATCGAGCACATCTAGCAACATTAAACGCTGGGTTGGATTATTGTTGATAGCTATGGCTGTGGTCGGATCCTTTTTTCATAAGCTTAGCCGTCCTGGGGTTTACATCAGCTTACTTCTGGTCTTGTTCATTGCAATATGTGACCTCATTGTACAATGGGTTCGCCGAAAGCACGCCAAGGAATCTCGTTAACTTTGTCAGGGAGTTAATCGTCAGTGTAAAAAAAGTAATTGAAATGCCTGTACACCAAAATAAAAACCAAAACCGATAAGAGATAATCCAGACATCCAAGAGATGGTTTTAAGTAATCCGGTTTTTAGAAACCTCCGGAA
The Paenibacillus peoriae DNA segment above includes these coding regions:
- a CDS encoding glycoside hydrolase family 32 protein, which translates into the protein MKKKTPKSIWIRSVVIITGLTIFIAMGWSMYQQDTAEPPKSAATPKSQAKQSKHTTPTYRSAYHFTVPDKWKNDPQRPIYFDGKYHYYYLYNRDYPKKNGTEWRHATSTDLVHWKDEGVAIPKYTNRNGDPWSGSVVIDDKNTAGFGKGTLVAIVTQPSADGGKQEQFLWYSKDNGKTFTSYRNKPVMSNPGTKDFRDPKIIRDTGRNQWMMVMAEGTKIGFYKSKNLKDWQFTSGFQTENIGLVECPDLYQMRADDGTYQWVLGASANSKPTGGPNTYAYWTGDFNGEAFLPDHSEPEWLDYGFDWYGAVTFEEGKDKDKYSHRYALAWMNNWDYANNTPTLKEGFNGMDSIVRQIRLKHTADAGYRLVSQPVKTLERFQTSTKSFGQIKVDGVYSLPVAGDTYQLEADVSWSTIKNAGLRLRESADGKRHVDVGVSVDGQYSYVNRANTGHPDQSGKYVESKAPFDANKKKVHLNILVDKTSIEVFVDDGEVAYSSLIFPRLEDQKITLFSDGGPAMFNNVVVKHFSR
- a CDS encoding MarR family winged helix-turn-helix transcriptional regulator — protein: MIDYRTLVTQQSMHLYSVFAKSFKSVNEHAVAGIKTVGFNPTAFAVMEVLYHKGAQPIQQIGAKLLLQSGNVTYVIDKLESRGYLHRHPCDQDRRIIYAELTDEGQRVMDEIYPDYTRQIERAFSGISETERDQLIGLLKKLGRSADNLSPYHK
- a CDS encoding spore coat protein gives rise to the protein MNSFIENMTGTSPMNDQVIASDLLISAKSGIKNYALALTESTSSEVRNVLCDQLSKAVNLHEQIFNYMKNNGYYNAYDPEQQIQMDIQNADKALSLSKV
- a CDS encoding amino acid permease, whose translation is MGKSSDRMQKEKKLKWWQLSLLGVAGTIGTGYFLGSGLAISIGGPAVLIAYFLAAVGTYVVFDALSRMTADHPEQGSFRSYAQKAFGNWAGFGSGWVYWFSELLINGSQLTALSIFSRFWFPQVPMWIFAAGFGILGLVIVFFGNKGFDRVENVLAIIKMAAIVMFLVLAVALLAGWIGGGKYNPKFPISYKDFFPTGGMGLWSSFIFAFYAYGGIEVLGIMSNRLQKPEDAPKAGKVMLMTLVVVYVLSIGLAVSMVPLSAFNPKESPFVLALSSDHLVFVPHLFNGVLIIAGFSTMTASLYAETSMMITLAQEGDAPTLFSRKWKGKYPLYALSLISVGLISAIVMSLLLPGKVYEYITTAAGLMLLYNWCFILLSSGKLLKSSTSSNIKRWVGLLLIAMAVVGSFFHKLSRPGVYISLLLVLFIAICDLIVQWVRRKHAKESR